One Micromonospora craniellae genomic region harbors:
- a CDS encoding cystathionine gamma-synthase, which produces MTHGFETLAIHAGQDPEARTGAVIPPIYQTSTYAQDAVGAPRLGYEYSRSGNPTRDALQECLAALEGGPVGLAFASGLAAEDTLLRTVCGPGDHVVIPDDAYGGTYRLFAKVAQRWGLTYTPAKVSDPDAVRAAIRPGTTKVVWLETPTNPLLGIADIATLAAVAHDAGALLVVDNTFASPYLQQPIGLGADVVVHSTTKYVGGHSDVVGGALVAADAGLGEELRYHQNAMGAVNGPFDAWLTLRGIKTLGVRMDRHCDNAERIVGYLDGHAKVREVLYPGLPSHPGHEVAAKQMRRSGGMISFRAAGGEEHAVEICNRARLFVLAESLGGVESLIEHPGRMTHASAAGSPLEVPSDLVRLSVGIETVEDLLADLEQALG; this is translated from the coding sequence ATGACCCACGGCTTCGAGACGCTCGCGATCCACGCCGGCCAGGACCCGGAGGCCCGCACCGGCGCGGTGATCCCACCGATCTACCAGACCAGCACCTACGCCCAGGACGCTGTCGGTGCGCCCCGGCTCGGATACGAGTACAGCCGTTCCGGCAACCCCACCCGGGACGCGCTCCAGGAGTGCCTGGCCGCGCTGGAGGGCGGACCGGTCGGTCTCGCCTTCGCCAGCGGTCTGGCCGCCGAGGACACCCTGCTGCGGACCGTCTGCGGCCCCGGCGACCACGTGGTGATCCCGGACGATGCGTACGGCGGCACGTACCGGCTGTTCGCCAAGGTGGCGCAGCGATGGGGGCTGACGTACACCCCGGCGAAGGTCTCCGACCCGGACGCGGTGCGGGCCGCGATCCGGCCCGGCACCACGAAGGTGGTCTGGTTGGAGACGCCGACGAACCCGCTGCTCGGCATCGCGGACATCGCCACCCTCGCCGCCGTCGCCCACGACGCCGGGGCGCTGCTGGTGGTGGACAACACGTTCGCCTCGCCGTACCTGCAACAGCCGATCGGCCTCGGCGCGGACGTGGTGGTGCACTCCACCACCAAGTACGTCGGCGGCCACTCCGACGTGGTCGGTGGGGCGCTGGTGGCGGCCGACGCCGGGCTCGGCGAGGAACTGCGCTACCACCAGAACGCCATGGGCGCGGTCAACGGCCCGTTCGACGCCTGGCTGACGCTGCGCGGGATCAAGACCCTCGGGGTACGGATGGACCGGCACTGCGACAACGCCGAACGGATCGTCGGCTACCTGGACGGGCACGCCAAGGTGCGGGAGGTCCTCTATCCGGGCCTGCCGTCGCACCCCGGTCACGAGGTGGCCGCCAAGCAGATGCGCCGGTCCGGCGGCATGATCTCGTTCCGGGCGGCCGGTGGTGAGGAGCACGCCGTCGAGATCTGCAACCGGGCCCGACTCTTCGTGCTCGCGGAGTCCCTCGGCGGGGTGGAATCCCTGATCGAACACCCGGGTCGGATGACACACGCCAGTGCTGCCGGCTCGCCGCTTGAAGTTCCCTCCGATCTCGTGCGACTGTCTGTCGGCATCGAGACGGTCGAAGACCTGCTCGCCGATCTGGAGCAGGCGCTGGGCTGA